A part of Eschrichtius robustus isolate mEscRob2 chromosome 20, mEscRob2.pri, whole genome shotgun sequence genomic DNA contains:
- the BAHCC1 gene encoding BAH and coiled-coil domain-containing protein 1 isoform X1, with translation MDGRNFAPPPHLLSDRGSLGHRSAAAAARLAPAGPAAQPPAHFQPGKYFPSPLPMASHTASSRLMGNSPASSFMGSFLTSSLGSAASAHPSGPNPSPSDQAYRGSHPTTSQIWFSHSHEAPGYPRFSGSLASTFLPMSHLDHHGNSNVLYGQHRFYGTQKDNFYLRNLPPQPTLLPANHNFPSVARAAPGHPIGSCSRDRGEAGHLQKGAKEFDRFLVGKEKAGKAAEGKERLAVEEDIVRGRHKLVLPVPGDSHCKEGGVARGACEGRPKHLASCLLNTKVLDGELGRSALASCAGGMLGRPGVGVPASGRCTKEAAGPVEPGPAFGECLERRQMLHHAVPYTVPSGLPAGPPPPLSTATGSFPCLQLHGGPDGLCPLQDKVPRDPKASGPTFVPSVGHLADKSRPFQVAEACAVAGEGKDRHLDGAAAPDHAALYGVSYAHLKAEGKGERRPGSFEAALNPRLKGLEYLDSAGPEAPFPGLPKAGLDKSGYFELPAPSQDCARPSHQDPLGGKVTQACCTLDKTASKETPVGAPGAQKVARIRHQQHSVGPEVEPGSSGAEAKRKSLELASLGYGGPPPPPWSVQSGQGAAVAISEECKAGAYLDPFGGTLQQAALLPQDLPAPPDEVSAMKNLLKYSNQALVVGQKVPFVGLGGLKASCAQQDGKFPASKGTGQAPGDVERPDCARSREHDAPHGDGEARQPPVGIAVALARQKDTVSRAESAYSANTGRQGRAAPAFKAGTGPRSTHALDLEAEEERVRLCEDRLGLAGRELLLQDSKDLVEFARIHPSSGCPGDLAPHLMIAGGSSLQSSQLGGDPAPHPHPAHPPWLPRTRSPSLWMGGHSYGLGHPALHQNLPPGFPASVPGSMPPVFPLSQDAPTQLVILPSEPTPHAAPHALADVMDQASLWPPMYGGRGPASHMQHPGQLPVYSRSQFLRQQELYALQQQQQQRATQALELQGATQFQQKPEDHHLELEEPAQEKALKSTHKPVALTPTAKGTPSPATTGPAKLSPCCHSPAPKPPASCPTPPPHPGAPCTLSVCPTGSPGPGSKLPSAEEKSGEGQRPGADLNTLEPDLPPGYTCPAAGSGFSLPRIVHSSDLSDPETMQTAPPGAQPELARTFPPGELGPHSPQNLEEPGLPSGAREATQDLAAHPHPAERGPPGKAADPSPLEGLRELRCGALLEGGGPEATGQADSTQGGAQEERTTEEGREEGEQGPSLGASPQAVEQQARSLGALDQAKPGKQQPPAEAEAEEAARFKEAELEEEEEEDGGLTPDNSQPPRELPGLDALVAATINLGDLPAVSPLDPQPPTVPGPPSTAPLPRSSGIHGIALLSELADLEIQQQRTEPDLQEEEDVLAFNLQRLATLASAWSLVEAAGLDSPASLAQPPTADSCRAPTLTPRMQILQRKDTWTPKTKPVCPLKAAIDRLDTQEVEMRVQLAELQRRYKEKQRELARLQRRHDHERDESSRSPARRGPGRPRKRKYSSLLPGLRPSEGKKVKAVRSSLSLLCTELRGGDDEPSKKRGRLEKGAYVGLQPASAEKVRCKKSSGQGDLASAVAHKVAQLKPKVKSKGLPTSLSPFRRKEATPGGRIRKKLSRTKSAKVSGAARHPQPDGGIAGRETPKFPAQPAAAATHEAGNGSDSENCKGLLETEAPAKEPGLALHAGARVAVLGPSPSSVVKMEANQKAKKKKERQGLLGACRLSSPESEVKVKRRTVKAKVGSKLEQAPGRRPPGGPSKKKAKGKAKGSLRAEPGAAPGREALCSPTRAFTCHEEGSRLASERLKRATRKSTVLQPGLRRKNGALSIALSPRNAKAILGRGRKAGKVKTKAVGKQGKGRAVSRLLESFAVEDDFEFEDSSSLSEEEEEEEEEASGPLSAEQSAALARSCTIHKEDLQDGLPVLIPKEDSLLYAGSVRTLQPPDIYSIVIEGERGNRQRIYSLEQLLQEAVLDVRPQSSRYLPPGTRVCAYWSQKSRCLYPGSVVRGASSDEEEDLDSVVVEFDDGDTGHIAVSNIRLLPPDFKIQCTEPSPALLVSSSCRRTKKSSCEAPPPGEATAPSLSPKAHDGPEASKTSGKKSVGKEKAGKAELLASGTKPSAGASDHFLGRRGSPLLSWSAVAQTKRKAVAAAAAGGKGPGVLQNLFQLNGSTKKLRAREALFPVHSVAAPVFGNGFRADSFSSLASSYAPFVGGAGPGLPGGAHKLLRAKKAERAEAEKGGRRRAGGEFLVKLDHEGVTSPKSKNCKALHAGDKDVGPRPGRPLPSPSYGHPALVGKDRKGRSPVHPLPMGLALRKFAGQAEYPLPCDSDCHSSYSDEEEDGPGLAPGVPSRFLARLSVSSSSSGSSTSSSSGSLSTSSLCSSDDEGSSYSSDEEDPALLLQTCLTHPVPALLAQPEALRAKGAGPHPHAQRCFLSRAAVAGGGVGAGPSGGRPRLKHKEALSFSKAKELSRRQRLPSVENRPKISAFLPARQLWKWSGNPTQRRGMKGKARKLFYKAIVRGKETLRIGDCAVFLSAGRPNLPYIGRIESMWESWGSNMVVKVKWFYHPEETKLGKRQSDGKQNALYQSCHEDENDVQTISHKCQVVGREQYEQMTRSRKYQDRRDLYYLAGTYDPTTGRLVTADGVPILC, from the exons CTCCAGGGTACCCCAGATTTTCAGGGAGTCTGGCATCCACCTTCCTACCCATGAGCCACTTGGATCACCATGGAAACAGCAATGTTCTCTATGGGCAACATCGTTTCTATGGAACCCAAAAAG ATAACTTCTACCTGCGCAACCTGCCGCCCCAGCCCACGCTCCTGCCCGCCAACCACAACTTCCCCAGCGTGGCCCGGGCCGCCCCCGGCCACCCCATCGGCTCCTGCAGCCGCGACCGGGGCGAGGCCGGCCACCTGCAGAAGGGCGCCAAGGAGTTCGACCGCTTCCTCGTGGGCAAAGAGAAAGCCGGCAAGGCGGCCGAGGGCAAGGAGCGGCTGGCGGTGGAGGAGGACATCGTCAGGGGGCGGCACAAGCTGGTGCTGCCCGTACCGGGGGACTCGCACTGCAAGGAGGGTGGCGTGGCCCGGGGTGCCTGCGAGGGGCGCCCCAAACACCTGGCCTCCTGCCTTCTCAACACCAAGGTGCTCGACGGTGAGCTGGGCAGGTCTGCGCTGGCCAGCTGCGCGGGGGGCATGCTGGGGCGGCCGGGTGTGGGCGTGCCGGCCTCTGGACGCTGCACCAAGGAGGCAGCCGGCCCCGTGGAGCCTGGGCCAGCCTTCGGCGAGTGCCTGGAGCGGAGGCAGATGCTGCACCACGCCGTGCCCTACACGGTGCCGTCTGGCCTGCCCGCCGGGCCGCCCCCACCCCTCAGCACGGCCACCGGCTCCTTCCCCTGCCTACAGCTGCATGGGGGCCCGGACGGGCTCTGCCCCCTGCAGGACAAAGTCCCCCGGGACCCGAAGGCCAGCGGGCCCACCTTCGTGCCTTCCGTGGGACACCTGGCCGACAAGAGCCGCCCCTTCCAGGTGGCTGAGGCCTGTGCCGTGGCGGGTGAGGGCAAGGACCGGCACCTGGATGGGGCTGCAGCGCCTGACCATGCTGCGCTTTATGGGGTCTCCTATGCCCACCTGAAGGCCGAGGGCAAGGGCGAGCGGCGGCCCGGGAGCTTCGAGGCGGCCCTCAACCCCCGGCTGAAGGGCCTGGAGTACCTGGACAGCGCAGGCCCTGAGGCCCCCTTCCCGGGGCTCCCCAAAGCAGGTCTGGACAAAAGCGGCTACTTTGAGTTACCCGCCCCCTCACAGGACTGTGCCCGGCCAAGTCACCAGGACCCGTTGGGCGGGAAAGTCACCCAGGCCTGCTGCACTTTAGACAAGACTGCCAGCAAGGAGACCCCTGTGGGTGCCCCCGGGGCCCAGAAGGTGGCTCGCATCCGGCATCAGCAGCACTCGGTGGGCCCCGAGGTAGAGCCGGGGAGCAGCGGGGCCGAGGCCAAGCGCAAGTCTCTGGAGCTGGCGTCTCTGGGCTACGGcgggccgcccccgcccccgtggAGTGTCCAGTCGGGCCAGGGGGCCGCCGTGGCCATTAGCGAGGAGTGCAAGGCTGGCGCCTACCTGGACCCCTTTGGCGGCACCCTGCAGCAGGCCgccctcctgcctcaggacctgcCTGCCCCGCCTGACGAGGTCTCGGCCATGAAGAACCTGCTCAAGTACAGCAACCAAGCACTGGTCGTTGGCCAGAAGGTGCCCTTTGTGGGCCTGGGGGGCCTGAAGGCCAGCTGTGCCCAGCAGGACGGGAAGTTCCCAGCCTCCAAGGGCACGGGCCAGGCCCCCGGTGACGTGGAAAGGCCCGACTGTGCCCGAAGCCGAGAGCACGACGCTCCGCATGGCGATGGGGAGGCGCGGCAGCCGCCTGTGGGCATTGCGGTGGCCTTGGCCCGGCAGAAGGACACGGTGAGCCGGGCGGAGTCAGCCTACAGTGCCAACACAGGGCGGCAGGGCCGGGCAGCCCCCGCCTTCAAAG CTGGCACTGGGCCCCGCTCCACCCACGCTCTGGACCTGGAGGCCGAGGAGGAAAGGGTGCGCCTGTGTGAGGACCGCCTGGGGCTCGCCGGCCGTGAGCTGCTGCTGCA GGACAGCAAGGACCTCGTGGAGTTCGCCCGGATCCACCCGTCAAGCGGCTGCCCTGGAGACCTGGCCCCCCATCTCATGATCGCCGGGGGCTCCTCCCTGCAGAGCAGCCAGCTGGGCGGGGACCcggccccccatccccaccctgcccaccccccctgGCTGCCCCGCACCCGCAGCCCCTCCCTGTGGATGGGGGGACATTCCTACG GCCTCGGGCACCCTGCCCTGCACCAGAACCTGCCCCCCGGCTTCCCTGCGTCTGTGCCCGGCTCCATGCCCCCCGTCTTCCCCCTCTCCCAGGACGCCCCCACACAGCTCGTCATCCTGCCTTCTGAGCCCACGCCCCACGCTGCCCCCCATGCGCTTG CTGATGTCATGGACCAGGCTTCACTGTGGCCCCCCATGTACGGGGGCCGGGGCCCTGCCTCCCACATGCAGCACCCAGGCCAGCTCCCCGTCTACTCGCGGTCCCAGTTTCTACGGCAGCAGGAGCTCTACgccctgcagcagcagcagcagcagcgggccACTCAGGCTCTGGAGCTGCAGGGGGCCACCCAATTCCAG CAGAAGCCTGAGGACCACCACCTGGAGCTAGAGGAGCCCGCCCAGGAGAAGGCCTTGAAGTCCACCCACAAGCCAGTTGCCTTAACCCCCACGGCCAAGGGCACCCCCTCACCCGCCACCACAGGCCCTGCCAAGCTGTCACCCTGCTGCCACTCTCCCGCCCCGAAGCCCCCCGCCAGCTGCCCTACACCACCGCCGCATCCCGGCGCCCCGTGCACTTTATCCGTCTGCCCCACCGGCAGCCCCGGGCCAGGCTCCAAGCTGCCCAGCGCCGAGGAGAAGAGTGGGGAGGGCCAGCGGCCCGGAGCCGACCTCAACACGTTGGAACCAG ACCTGCCTCCCGGATACACGTGCCCTGCGGCCGGCTCGGGCTTCTCCCTGCCCCGCATTGTGCACTCATCTGACCTCTCGGACCCCGAAACTATGCAAACCGCCCCGCCGGGGGCCCAGCCTGAGCTGGCCAGGACGTTCCCACCCGGGGAGCTGGGCCCACACAGCCCCCAGAACCTGGAGGAGCCTGGGCTGCCCTCAGGGGCCAGGGAGGCCACCCAGGACCTTGCCGCACACCCCCACCCTGCCGAGCGGGGACCCCCGGGGAAGGCAGCGGACCCCAGCCCACTGGAGGGGCTGCGAGAACTGCGGTGCGGGGCCCTCCTCGAGGGAGGGGGCCCTGAGGCCACTGGCCAGGCTGATTCTACTCAGGGAGGGGCCCAAGAGGAGAGGACCACAGAGGAGGGGcgggaggagggagagcaggggCCCTCGTTGGGGGCCAGCCCCCAGGCCGTGGAGCAGCAAGCAAGGAGCCTGGGTGCCCTGGATCAGGCCAAGCCGGGCAAGCAGCAGCCCCCtgcagaagcagaggcagagGAGGCGGCCAGGTTCAAGGAGGccgagctggaggaggaggaggaggaggacgggggGTTGACTCCCGACAACAGCCAGCCGCCCAGGGAGCTGCCGGGTCTGGACGCCCTGGTGGCAGCCACCATCAACCTGGGGGATCTGCCCGCTGTCAGCCCACTGGACCCTCAGCCCCCCACTGTCCCTGGGCCACCCAGCACAGCTCCCCTGCCCCGTAGCTCAGGGATTCATGGCATTGCCCTGCTCAGCGAGCTGGCCGACCTGGAAATCCAGCAGCAGAGGACTGAGCCAGACCTGCAAG AGGAGGAGGATGTGCTGGCCTTCAACCTGCAGCGCCTGGCCACGCTGGCCTCAGCCTGGTCCCTGGTAGAGGCTGCTGGCCTGGACAGCCCCGCCTCCTTGGCCCAGCCCCCCACTGCGGACTCCTGCAGGGCTCCCACGCTCACCCCCCGTATGCAGATCCTGCAGCGCAAGGACACCTGGACTCCCAAGACCAAGCCT GTATGCCCACTGAAGGCTGCCATCGACCGGCTGGACACGCAGGAGGTAGAGATGCGCGTGCAGCTGGCGGAGTTGCAGAGGCGCTACAAGGAGAAGCAGCGGGAGCTGGCCCGGCTGCAGCGCAGGCATGACCATGA GAGAGACGAGAGCTCGCGGAGCCCTGCCAGGCGAGGGCCCGGCCGGCCGCGGAAGCGCAAATACTCCAGCTTGCTGCCTGGCCTGCGACCCAGCGAAGGCAAGAAAGTCAA GGCAGTGCGGTCCAGCCTGAGCCTGCTGTGCACCGAGCTGCGGGGCGGCGATGATGAGCCCTCGAAGAAGCGAGGCCGGCTGGAGAAGGGCGCCTACGTGGGCCTGCAACCCGCATCTGCG GAGAAGGTTCGGTGCAAGAAGAGCAGTGGTCAGGGTGACCTGGCATCTGCAGTGGCCCACAAGGTGGCCCAGCTGAAGCCGAAGGTCAAGAGCAAGGGGCTGCCCACCAGCCTCAGCCCCTTCCGGCGGAAGGAGGCCACCCCAGGGGGTCGCATCCGGAAGAAGCTGTCACGAACCAAGAGCGCCAAGGTGTCTGGGGCAGCCCGGCACCCACAGCCGGATGGTGGCATTGCTGGCAGGGAGACACCTAAGTTCCCAGCCCAGCCGGCAGCGGCCGCAACACATGAGGCAGGCAA CGGCTCGGACAGTGAAAACTGCAAGGGTCTATTGGAAACAGAGGCACCCGCCAAGGAGCCCGGGCTGGCACTGCACGCCGGGGCCCGCGTGGCCGTGCTGGGGCCCTCGCCCTCCTCCGTGGTCAAGATGGAGGCCAACCAGAAGgccaagaagaagaaggagaggcaGGGCTTGCTAG gggccTGCCGCCTGTCCAGCCCCGAGAGTGAGGTCAAGGTCAAGAGGAGGACGGTGAAGGCCAAGGTGGGCAGCAAGCTGGAGCAGGCCCCGGGGCGCAGGCCCCCAGGTGGGCCCAGCAAGAAGAAAGCCAAGGGCAAGGCCAAGGGCAGCCTGCGGGCAGAGCCGGGGGCCGCACCcggcagggaagccctctgcagcCCCACCCGGGCCTTCACCTGCCACGAGGAGGGCAGCAGGCTGGCCAGTGAGCGCCTCAAGAGAGCCACGCGCAAGAGCacggtgctccagccagggctGCGG CGGAAGAACGGGGCCCTGTCCATCGCCCTGTCGCCCCGCAACGCCAAGGCCatcctggggaggggcaggaaagcGGGCAAGGTGAAAACCAAGGCTGTCGGCAAACAG GGCAAGGGCCGGGCGGTGAGCCGGCTGCTGGAGAGCTTCGCAGTGGAGGACGACTTTGAGTTTGAAGACAGCAGCAGCctctcagaggaggaggaggaggaagaggaggaggccagTGGCCCCCTGAGCGCCGAGCAGAGCGCCGCCTTGG CACGCTCGTGCACCATCCACAAGGAGGACCTACAGGACGGGCTGCCCGTGCTCATCCCCAAAGAGGACAGTCTGCTCTACGCGGGCAGCGTCAGGACCCTGCAGCCCCCCGACAT CTACAGCATCGTCATCGAGGGTGAGAGAGGCAACCGGCAGAGGATCTACTCACTGGAGCAGCTGCTGCAGGAGGCG GTTCTTGATGTCCGGCCACAGTCCAGCAGGTACCTCCCGCCCGGCACGAGGGTCTGTGCCTACTGGAGCCAGAAGTCCCGCTGCCTCTACCCAGGCAGCGTAGTGCGAG GCGCCTCCAGTGATGAGGAAGAGGACCTGGACTCCGTGGTGGTGGAGTTTGACGATGGGGATACTGGCCACATCGCCGTCTCCAACATCAGGCTGCTGCCTCCGGACTTCAAGATCCAGT GCACAGAGCCCTCACCAGCCCTGCTGGTGTCCAGCAGCTGCCGAAGGACCAAGAAATCTTCCTGCGAGGCACCCCCGCCTGGTGAGGCCACTGCTCCCAGCCTGTCTCCCAAGGCACATGATGGCCCTGAAGCCtcaaagacctccgggaagaaATCCGTAGGCAAAGAGAAAGCTG GCAAAGCGGAGCTCCTGGCCTCCGGTACCAAGCCCTCCGCGGGGGCCTCAGACCACTTCCTGGGCCGCCGGGGCAGCCCGCTGCTGAGCTGGTCAGCGGTGGCGCAGACCAAGCGGAAGGCGGTGGCCGCGGCCGCGGCAGGTGGCAAGGGGCCGGGTGTGCTGCAGAACCTCTTCCAGCTCAACGGCAGCACCAAGAAGCTGCGGGCCCGCGAGGCGCTGTTCCCCGTCCACAGCGTGGCTGCTCCCGTGTTTGGCAACGGCTTCCGCGCCGACTCCTTCAGCAGCCTGGCCAGCTCCTACGCGCCCTTTGTCGGCGGGGCCGGGCCCGGCCTGCCCGGGGGTGCCCACAAGCTGCTGCGGGCCAAGAAGGCCGAGCGGGCGGAGGCCGAGAAGGGTGGGCGGCGGCGGGCTGGCGGCGAGTTCCTGGTCAAGCTGGACCACGAGGGCGTGACCTCCCCCAAGAGCAAGAACTGCAAGGCGCTGCACGCGGGTGACAAGGACGTGGGGCCCAGGCCAGGgaggcccctgcccagccccagctATGGGCACCCGGCCCTCGTGGGCAAGGACAGGAAGGGGCGGTCGCCTGTCCACCCGCTGCCCATGGGGCTGGCGCTGCGCAAGTTCGCAGGCCAGGCCGAGTACCCGCTGCCCTGCGACAGTGACTGCCACAGCTCCTACTCGGACGAGGAGGAGGACGGGCCTGGCCTGGCCCCCGGCGTGCCCTCCCGCTTCCTCGCCCGCCTTTccgtgtcctcctcctcctcgggctcgtccacctcctcctcctcgggCTCCCTGtccacctccagcctctgctcCTCCGATGACGAGGGCTCCTCCTACAGCTCAGACGAGGAGGACCCAGCCCTGCTGCTGCAGACCTGCCTCACCCACCCGGTGCCCGCCCTCCTGGCCCAGCCCGAGGCCCTGCGCGCCAAGGGGGCTGGCCCACACCCGCACGCCCAGCGCTGCTTCCTTTCCAGGGCCGCGGTGGCCGGTGGGGGCGTGGGCGCGGGCCCCAGCGGTGGCAGACCCAGGCTCAAGCACAAGGAGGCCCTGAGCTTCTCCAAAGCCAAAGAGCTGTCCCGGAGGCAGCGGCTGCCCTCCGTGGAAAACCGGCCAAAGATCTCAGCCTTCCTGCCCGCCCGGCAGCTCTGGAAGTGGTCGGGGAACCCCACACAG AGACGTGGCATGAAGGGGAAGGCCAGGAAGCTGTTCTACAAGGCCATCGTCCGGGGCAAGGAGACGCTTCGCATCGGGGACTGTGCCGTCTTCCTGTCGGCTGGGCGGCCCAACCTGCCCTACATCGGCCGCATTGAGAGCATGTGGGAGTCGTGGGGCAGCAACATGGTGGTGAAGGTCAAGTGGTTCTACCACCCAGAGGAGACCAAGCTGGGGAAGCGGCAGAGCGACGGGAAG CAGAACGCGCTGTACCAGTCCTGCCACGAGGATGAGAACGACGTGCAGACCATCTCCCACAAGTGCCAGGTAGTGGGGCGCGAGCAGTACGAGCAGATGACACGGAGCCGCAAGTACCAGGACCGGCGGGACCTCTACTACCTGGCGGGCACCTACGACCCCACCACCGGGCGCCTGGTGACGGCCGATGGTGTGCCCATCCTGTGCTGA